One part of the Algibacter sp. L1A34 genome encodes these proteins:
- a CDS encoding aspartyl protease family protein, whose amino-acid sequence MKKALFVMILLVLASGLCHSQGQFIINNKKGKDKIKFKLIHNLIIIPVEINGVTLSFLVDTGVSKPIVFNFLNISDSLKIKNPQKIYLKGLGEGESIEALRSKNNIFKIGEAININQDLYAIRDSNLNFSPKLGVPVHGIIGYDLFKDLVVEINYAKGFLKLINQADYNNKLCRNCEMLRLEFYKNKPYLNAEVEIDESRIPVKMLIDSGGSDALWLFENEADNITSSNPSFYDFLGHGLSGSVYGKRSRIKAFHLNKFTIKTPNVAFPDSVSIGQALNHKERHGSVSGNILKRFNLVFNYRKANVTLKKNRFFKESFKYNKSGIELEHNGVRIIKEAENFISKNKIKNKTMDNDNTKVVISPSYRMSIKPAYVIVELRADSPAHKAGLQIGDNILSINNKPAYQFTLQKLIELFYDDHGKRIKLKIERAGTVLTYNFKLVDVLK is encoded by the coding sequence ATGAAAAAGGCTCTTTTTGTTATGATTTTATTGGTTTTAGCGAGTGGTCTTTGCCATTCACAAGGGCAATTTATTATAAACAATAAAAAAGGCAAGGATAAAATAAAGTTTAAGCTTATTCATAATTTAATAATTATTCCTGTTGAAATTAACGGAGTTACCTTGTCTTTTTTGGTTGACACAGGCGTAAGTAAGCCAATAGTTTTTAATTTTCTGAATATTTCGGATTCTTTAAAAATTAAAAACCCTCAAAAAATATATTTAAAAGGATTAGGCGAAGGAGAATCTATTGAAGCGTTGCGGTCAAAAAATAATATTTTTAAAATTGGAGAGGCTATTAATATTAATCAGGATTTATATGCCATTCGCGATTCTAATTTAAACTTCAGCCCCAAATTAGGAGTACCTGTACATGGTATTATTGGTTACGATTTGTTTAAAGACCTAGTTGTCGAAATTAATTATGCAAAAGGTTTTTTAAAACTTATTAATCAAGCAGATTATAATAATAAATTATGCAGAAACTGTGAGATGTTAAGGTTAGAGTTTTATAAAAACAAACCTTATCTCAATGCCGAAGTTGAAATAGATGAAAGCCGTATTCCTGTGAAAATGCTTATAGATTCAGGTGGAAGTGATGCGCTTTGGTTGTTTGAAAATGAAGCAGATAATATTACATCAAGTAATCCCTCTTTTTATGATTTTTTAGGCCATGGTTTAAGCGGAAGTGTTTATGGTAAGCGTTCTAGAATTAAGGCGTTTCATTTAAATAAATTCACAATTAAAACCCCTAATGTAGCTTTTCCAGACTCTGTATCAATCGGGCAGGCTTTAAATCATAAAGAGCGTCATGGTAGTGTTTCTGGGAATATTTTGAAGCGTTTCAATCTGGTTTTTAATTATCGAAAAGCTAACGTAACACTCAAAAAAAATAGATTCTTCAAAGAATCATTTAAATATAATAAAAGCGGAATTGAATTAGAACATAATGGTGTGCGAATAATAAAAGAGGCTGAAAACTTTATTTCTAAAAATAAAATAAAGAATAAAACTATGGATAATGATAACACTAAAGTTGTGATTAGTCCAAGTTATAGAATGAGTATAAAACCAGCTTATGTTATTGTCGAATTACGAGCAGATTCACCAGCGCATAAAGCTGGATTGCAGATAGGGGATAATATTTTAAGTATAAATAATAAGCCAGCTTATCAGTTTACTTTACAAAAGTTAATAGAGTTATTTTACGATGATCACGGTAAACGCATAAAACTTAAAATAGAACGGGCAGGAACCGTTTTAACTTATAATTTTAAATTGGTAGATGTTTTGAAATAA
- a CDS encoding DUF1573 domain-containing protein, protein MKQIITILFIGLVSFSVNAQAKIEFKSDTVDYGTIQKGSNGVREFEFTNTGNEPLIVSKVSSSCGCTIPKKPDAPIMPGKTGVIEVKYDTNRVNPIRKTITVISNAETPTVALKIKGLVVDSKTQSVLEKKDKSIVQQ, encoded by the coding sequence ATGAAACAAATTATTACAATTTTATTTATCGGATTAGTAAGTTTTTCGGTAAATGCACAAGCTAAAATTGAGTTTAAATCGGATACAGTCGATTATGGTACTATCCAAAAAGGATCTAATGGTGTTCGCGAATTTGAATTCACCAATACAGGAAATGAGCCATTAATTGTATCTAAAGTATCATCTAGTTGTGGTTGTACTATACCTAAAAAACCAGACGCTCCTATTATGCCAGGAAAAACGGGTGTAATTGAAGTAAAGTACGACACGAACCGAGTTAACCCAATTAGAAAAACAATTACTGTAATTTCTAATGCAGAGACTCCAACTGTTGCCTTAAAAATTAAAGGTCTAGTTGTAGATTCTAAAACTCAAAGTGTGTTAGAAAAAAAAGATAAGAGTATTGTTCAACAATAA
- a CDS encoding valine--tRNA ligase, protein MQIPSKYDASQVESKWYDYWMKNNYFHSTPDEREPYTIVIPPPNVTGVLHMGHMLNNTIQDVLIRRARLLGKNACWVPGTDHASIATEAKVVAKLKEQGIDKNDLTREEFLEHAWEWTHEYGGVILEQLKKLGCSCDWDRTKFTMDDDMSQAVIKVFIDLHEKGLIYRGYRMVNWDPEAKTTLSDEEVIHEERQGNLYYINYKIEGSDDVLTIATTRPETIFGDSAICINPNDERFVHLRGKKAIVPICGRVIPIIEDEYVDLEFGTGCLKVTPAHDENDKVLGDKHNLEVIDIFNEDASLNSFGLQFEGQDRFVARKTVAKELETLGVLIKTEIHINKVGTSERTKAVIEPRLSDQWFLKMEELVKPAIEAVLGENAEIKLFPKKFENTYRHWLENIRDWNISRQLLWGQQIPAYFYGDGKEDFVVAENIESALEKAQKVTNNAALTTADLRQDTDALDTWFSSWLWPMSVFDGIRNPENEEIKYYYPTNDLVTGPDILFFWVARMIIAGYEYKDEKPFNNVYLTGLVRDKQRRKMSKSLGNSPDALKLIEQYSADGVRVGLLLSSAAGNDLMFDETLCQQGKGFGNKIWNAFNLTNLWEVSDSIKQPNSSKIALEWYEAKFSSALVEIEDHFSKYRLSDALMAIYKLIYDDFCGWLLEIVKPAYQQPIDATTYHKVMAAFEDNLKILHPFMPFLTEDIWQYISERTPDEALIVSKWPEAKPINTELIAQFEFASEVISGIRTIRKEKNIAFKDAISFSVINNENSDTTFDEVIAKLGNLETLEYVKEPVEGALTFRVKSNEYFIPMDGAIDVEAEIKKLTEELSYTEGFLKSVQKKLSNERFVAGAPEQVIANERKKEADALAKIETLKASLASLA, encoded by the coding sequence ATGCAAATTCCATCAAAATATGATGCAAGTCAGGTAGAAAGTAAGTGGTACGATTACTGGATGAAAAATAATTATTTTCATTCAACACCAGATGAAAGAGAACCTTACACCATTGTAATCCCTCCGCCAAACGTTACTGGCGTCTTGCACATGGGGCATATGCTAAACAATACTATCCAAGATGTTTTAATACGTCGTGCTCGTTTATTGGGTAAAAATGCGTGTTGGGTTCCTGGAACCGATCATGCATCTATTGCTACAGAGGCAAAGGTTGTTGCTAAATTAAAGGAACAAGGTATTGATAAAAACGATTTAACAAGAGAAGAGTTTTTAGAACACGCTTGGGAATGGACTCATGAATATGGAGGTGTAATTCTAGAGCAGTTAAAAAAACTAGGTTGCTCTTGCGATTGGGATAGAACAAAGTTTACTATGGACGACGATATGTCTCAAGCAGTAATAAAAGTTTTTATCGATTTACATGAAAAAGGACTTATCTATCGTGGTTACCGTATGGTAAATTGGGATCCTGAGGCTAAAACAACTTTATCTGATGAAGAGGTTATTCATGAAGAGCGTCAAGGAAATTTATACTATATCAATTATAAAATAGAAGGTAGTGACGATGTTTTAACCATTGCAACTACAAGACCAGAAACTATTTTTGGCGATTCTGCTATTTGTATTAATCCTAATGATGAACGTTTTGTTCACTTACGTGGAAAAAAAGCGATTGTTCCAATTTGTGGAAGAGTAATTCCTATAATTGAAGATGAATATGTCGATTTAGAATTTGGTACAGGTTGTTTAAAAGTAACGCCTGCACACGATGAAAATGATAAGGTTTTAGGTGATAAGCACAATTTAGAAGTAATTGATATTTTTAATGAAGATGCTTCTTTAAACAGTTTTGGTTTACAATTTGAAGGTCAAGACCGTTTTGTAGCCAGAAAAACTGTTGCAAAAGAACTTGAAACTTTAGGTGTTTTAATTAAAACAGAAATACATATTAATAAAGTAGGAACTTCTGAAAGAACAAAAGCTGTAATCGAACCGCGTTTAAGTGATCAATGGTTTCTTAAAATGGAAGAGTTGGTAAAACCTGCTATTGAAGCTGTTTTAGGTGAGAATGCTGAGATAAAGTTATTTCCAAAGAAATTTGAAAACACTTACCGTCACTGGTTGGAAAATATTCGCGATTGGAATATTTCACGTCAGTTACTTTGGGGACAACAAATTCCAGCCTATTTCTACGGAGATGGAAAAGAAGATTTTGTAGTTGCTGAAAATATAGAATCAGCATTAGAAAAAGCGCAAAAAGTAACGAATAACGCAGCTTTAACAACTGCCGATTTACGTCAAGATACCGATGCGTTAGATACTTGGTTTTCGTCTTGGTTATGGCCAATGTCTGTTTTCGATGGTATTAGAAACCCTGAAAACGAAGAGATAAAATATTATTACCCAACCAACGATTTGGTTACAGGTCCAGATATTTTATTCTTTTGGGTTGCAAGAATGATTATTGCAGGTTACGAATATAAAGATGAAAAACCGTTTAATAATGTATACTTAACAGGTCTAGTTCGTGATAAGCAACGCCGAAAAATGAGTAAAAGTTTAGGGAACTCTCCAGATGCTTTAAAACTTATTGAGCAATACAGTGCCGATGGTGTTCGTGTTGGACTTTTGTTAAGTTCTGCAGCCGGAAACGATTTAATGTTTGATGAAACTCTTTGTCAACAAGGGAAAGGTTTCGGGAATAAAATATGGAATGCTTTTAATTTAACCAACCTTTGGGAAGTTAGTGATAGTATTAAGCAACCAAACTCTAGTAAAATTGCATTAGAATGGTATGAAGCTAAATTTAGTTCTGCTTTAGTTGAAATTGAAGATCACTTTAGTAAATACCGTTTAAGCGATGCTTTAATGGCGATTTATAAATTAATTTATGATGATTTCTGCGGATGGTTATTAGAAATTGTAAAGCCGGCATACCAACAACCAATTGATGCAACGACTTACCATAAAGTAATGGCTGCTTTTGAAGATAATTTAAAAATATTACACCCATTTATGCCTTTCTTAACGGAAGATATCTGGCAATATATTTCTGAAAGAACACCAGATGAGGCTTTAATAGTTTCAAAATGGCCAGAAGCTAAACCTATTAATACGGAGTTGATTGCTCAGTTTGAATTTGCTTCAGAAGTTATTTCTGGAATTCGTACTATTAGAAAAGAAAAAAATATAGCTTTTAAAGATGCTATTAGTTTTTCTGTAATTAATAATGAAAACTCAGATACTACATTTGATGAGGTTATTGCAAAGCTTGGTAATTTAGAGACTTTAGAGTATGTAAAAGAGCCAGTGGAAGGTGCATTAACGTTTAGAGTAAAATCTAACGAGTATTTTATTCCAATGGATGGTGCGATTGATGTGGAAGCTGAAATAAAGAAACTTACTGAAGAGTTAAGCTATACTGAAGGTTTTCTTAAATCTGTACAGAAAAAACTTTCTAACGAACGTTTTGTAGCCGGTGCTCCAGAACAAGTTATAGCTAATGAACGTAAAAAAGAAGCCGATGCTTTAGCTAAAATTGAAACGTTAAAAGCGAGTTTAGCAAGTTTGGCATAA
- a CDS encoding acyl-CoA-binding protein, whose translation MISKDLEILFEDAVSRVNAHTEPFPADTLLKLYAYYKKATNDYSRPKSKKPIINAFKTNALFQVKNISESEAMETYIELVDNYFLYRE comes from the coding sequence ATGATTAGCAAAGACTTAGAAATACTGTTTGAAGACGCCGTAAGTCGGGTAAATGCGCATACAGAGCCATTTCCTGCAGATACGTTATTAAAACTATACGCCTATTACAAAAAAGCAACAAACGATTATAGTCGCCCAAAAAGTAAGAAACCTATTATCAATGCTTTTAAAACTAATGCTTTATTTCAGGTGAAGAATATTAGCGAGAGTGAAGCTATGGAAACTTATATTGAACTTGTAGATAACTACTTTTTATATCGCGAGTAA
- a CDS encoding phosphatidylserine decarboxylase family protein: MFHKEGNKIIVITLILVVALFLLIDNFIAISWLRIALMITVLAFLIIVLQFFRNPKRKTVADPKTVVSPVDGKVVVIEEVFEKEFFKEKRLQVSVFMSPINVHVTRYPIAGNIIFSKYHPGKFLVAWHPKASEENERTTVVVENETYGKVLYRQIAGALAKRIVNYAKVDDKAIQGADSGFIKFGSRVDLFLPLDTKIKVELNQVVRGGESIIAEIND, translated from the coding sequence ATGTTTCATAAAGAAGGAAATAAAATTATAGTTATCACACTAATTTTAGTCGTGGCACTATTTCTATTAATTGATAATTTTATAGCTATCTCATGGCTTAGAATTGCATTAATGATTACTGTATTAGCTTTTTTAATAATAGTACTTCAATTTTTTAGAAACCCAAAGCGTAAAACAGTAGCAGACCCAAAAACAGTAGTTTCTCCTGTAGATGGTAAAGTTGTAGTTATAGAAGAAGTTTTTGAAAAAGAATTTTTTAAAGAAAAACGATTACAAGTCAGCGTTTTTATGTCTCCAATAAATGTACATGTAACACGTTATCCTATTGCTGGAAATATTATTTTTAGTAAATATCATCCCGGTAAATTTTTAGTAGCATGGCACCCAAAAGCGAGTGAAGAAAATGAACGTACAACAGTAGTTGTTGAAAACGAGACCTACGGAAAGGTATTGTACAGACAAATTGCTGGAGCTTTAGCTAAACGTATTGTAAACTACGCAAAAGTAGACGATAAAGCCATACAAGGCGCCGATTCTGGTTTTATTAAATTTGGTTCAAGAGTTGATTTATTCTTACCTTTGGACACTAAAATTAAAGTAGAACTTAATCAAGTTGTTCGCGGAGGCGAAAGTATTATTGCAGAAATTAATGATTAG
- a CDS encoding phosphatidate cytidylyltransferase, whose protein sequence is MKETITRSFSGLLYVVILITCLWFEQSITVLLFVFGLISMNEFLKLIQLKSKIPYFIFIFIFGLIAYFKHFQVKHVAADEFIRIFTVLTIFVLLFLIRDLFSRKTIPLFISKRFLLTTFYITSGFSFLFLIAHYFKSYNPNILLGSFILVWVNDTFAYLVGKNFGKQKLFEKISPKKTVEGFLGGLFFACIASFFIASCTKTLNSTHWLMLSIIVSVTGTLGDLIESKFKRQAKVKDSGTIMPGHGGLLDRLDSIIFAAPFIYLFLRILHYVS, encoded by the coding sequence ATGAAAGAAACCATTACCCGATCATTTTCAGGCTTGCTTTATGTTGTAATACTTATTACTTGTTTATGGTTTGAGCAATCTATAACCGTACTTCTATTTGTTTTTGGACTAATTAGTATGAATGAATTCTTAAAATTGATTCAGCTGAAAAGTAAAATTCCATATTTTATATTTATTTTTATTTTTGGATTAATAGCCTACTTTAAACATTTTCAAGTTAAACATGTTGCCGCAGACGAATTCATTCGGATATTTACAGTACTCACCATTTTCGTTTTACTGTTTTTAATACGAGATTTATTTTCAAGAAAAACCATTCCACTATTTATCTCAAAACGTTTTTTACTCACCACGTTTTATATCACAAGTGGGTTTTCATTCTTATTTTTAATTGCTCATTATTTTAAAAGCTACAATCCTAATATTTTATTAGGCTCCTTTATTTTAGTTTGGGTAAACGATACTTTCGCCTATTTGGTCGGGAAAAACTTTGGAAAACAGAAGCTTTTCGAAAAAATATCACCTAAAAAAACAGTAGAAGGCTTTTTAGGAGGCCTCTTTTTTGCCTGTATAGCAAGTTTTTTTATTGCAAGTTGCACAAAAACCTTAAACTCGACGCATTGGCTTATGTTAAGTATAATTGTAAGTGTTACAGGTACTTTGGGCGATTTAATAGAGTCTAAATTTAAGCGCCAAGCTAAAGTAAAAGATAGTGGAACCATAATGCCTGGGCATGGTGGCCTATTAGATCGATTAGATAGTATTATATTTGCAGCACCTTTTATATATTTGTTTTTAAGAATTTTGCACTATGTTTCATAA
- a CDS encoding LUD domain-containing protein produces MSLFRKFFGLKADKKTEDIKSADRGRYMPEVKLPIDERFTINFKANGGKFLYCENLSEVFQNLQNIVEENAWDSKKVLLLDPNLKDKFKNSSLKSTRVISESTYFLTTCENLIANDGSLLISSNQIFEKKLNELPLNFVVFGTTSQMVENIGEGLRGIKSKNRQKIPTNITTIKQFKTQDDKDFLTYGSSAKNLYLLLLEDL; encoded by the coding sequence ATGAGTCTTTTTAGAAAATTTTTTGGTTTAAAAGCTGACAAAAAAACCGAGGATATAAAATCCGCGGATCGAGGCAGATATATGCCTGAAGTAAAGTTGCCAATAGACGAAAGGTTTACTATAAACTTTAAAGCTAATGGCGGTAAATTTCTGTATTGTGAAAATTTATCGGAAGTTTTTCAAAATCTTCAAAACATAGTTGAAGAAAATGCCTGGGATTCTAAGAAAGTATTGCTTCTTGATCCAAACTTAAAAGACAAGTTTAAAAATTCGTCTTTAAAATCGACAAGAGTGATAAGTGAATCCACCTATTTTTTAACTACTTGTGAAAACCTGATTGCTAACGATGGTTCTTTACTAATTTCATCCAATCAAATCTTTGAGAAGAAACTTAACGAACTACCTTTAAACTTTGTTGTATTTGGTACCACAAGCCAAATGGTAGAAAATATTGGCGAAGGTTTACGAGGTATTAAATCTAAAAATCGTCAAAAAATCCCTACTAATATTACTACAATTAAACAGTTTAAGACTCAGGATGACAAAGATTTTTTAACCTATGGTAGCAGTGCTAAAAACTTATACCTATTACTTCTAGAAGATTTATAA
- the ftsH gene encoding ATP-dependent zinc metalloprotease FtsH translates to MAKDKKNVKEKKPKFSPYWIYGIIIALFLGFQLFSGANYQEGNITTPSDFFKYLKDGDVARVDIIKNTRVAKVYLTKEAQEKEIHKNSTPETFIPSATKLPNYKFEFGDLQNFENELNTATATLATKPVVKFDTETNDWSNLLMGILPFILLIGVWVFIMRRMSGGAGGGAGGQIFNIGKSKAKLFDENTEVKTTFKDVAGLEGAKEEVQEIVDFLKFPEKYTTLGGKIPKGALLVGPPGTGKTLLAKAVAGEAKVPFFSLSGSDFVEMFVGVGASRVRDLFKQAKEKSPSIIFIDEIDAIGRARGKNAMSGSNDERENTLNQLLTEMDGFGTNTNVIVIAATNRADILDKALMRAGRFDRQIFVDLPDVRERKEIFEVHLRPLKKEPGLDLDFLSKQTPGFSGADIANVCNEAALIAARNGKKAVDKQDFLDAVDRIIGGLEKKNKIITPSEKRAVAFHEAGHATVSWMLEHAAPLVKVTIVPRGRSLGAAWYLPEERLIVRPEQMLDEMCAALGGRAAEKVIFNQISTGALSDLEKVTKQARAMVTIYGLSEKIGNLTYYDSGQSEYGFTKPYSEQTAELIDNEISDIIEKQYQRAIALLEENKDKLTELAEVLLEKEVIFKDNLEKIFGERTFLKEEPISRPDIIS, encoded by the coding sequence ATGGCAAAAGATAAAAAAAACGTAAAAGAAAAGAAGCCTAAATTCAGTCCCTATTGGATTTACGGAATTATAATCGCTCTATTTTTAGGGTTTCAACTGTTTAGTGGCGCAAATTATCAAGAAGGTAATATTACTACACCATCAGATTTTTTTAAATACTTAAAAGATGGAGATGTAGCACGTGTTGATATTATAAAAAACACACGAGTTGCAAAAGTATATTTAACCAAAGAAGCTCAAGAAAAGGAAATTCATAAAAATTCTACACCAGAAACTTTTATTCCTTCGGCAACTAAATTACCTAATTACAAATTTGAATTTGGTGACTTACAAAATTTTGAAAATGAATTAAACACAGCTACAGCCACTTTAGCAACAAAACCTGTTGTAAAGTTTGATACAGAAACTAACGACTGGAGTAATTTATTAATGGGGATTTTACCATTTATTTTACTTATTGGTGTTTGGGTATTCATTATGCGTAGAATGTCTGGTGGCGCCGGTGGTGGAGCAGGCGGACAAATTTTCAACATAGGAAAATCTAAAGCAAAACTTTTTGACGAGAACACAGAAGTTAAAACAACTTTTAAAGATGTGGCTGGTTTAGAAGGTGCTAAAGAAGAAGTACAAGAAATTGTAGACTTCCTTAAATTCCCTGAGAAATATACAACTCTTGGTGGAAAAATACCAAAAGGAGCATTGCTAGTTGGCCCTCCTGGAACAGGTAAAACCTTATTAGCTAAAGCCGTTGCCGGTGAAGCTAAAGTGCCATTTTTCTCTTTATCGGGTTCAGATTTTGTTGAAATGTTTGTTGGTGTAGGTGCATCTCGTGTTCGAGATTTATTTAAACAAGCCAAAGAAAAATCGCCTTCAATTATTTTTATAGATGAAATTGATGCTATTGGTCGTGCCAGAGGTAAAAATGCCATGTCAGGAAGTAATGATGAGCGTGAAAATACTTTGAACCAGTTATTAACTGAGATGGATGGTTTTGGTACCAATACAAACGTAATTGTTATTGCTGCAACCAACAGAGCCGATATTTTAGATAAAGCTTTAATGCGTGCTGGACGTTTTGATAGACAAATTTTTGTTGATTTACCAGATGTTCGTGAACGTAAAGAGATTTTTGAAGTACACTTGCGTCCTTTGAAAAAAGAACCAGGATTAGATTTAGATTTCTTATCGAAACAAACACCAGGATTCTCTGGAGCAGATATAGCTAACGTTTGTAACGAAGCTGCTTTAATTGCTGCCAGAAATGGTAAAAAAGCAGTTGACAAACAAGACTTTTTAGATGCTGTTGATAGAATTATTGGCGGTCTAGAAAAGAAAAACAAAATAATTACACCTAGCGAAAAACGCGCTGTAGCATTCCACGAAGCCGGTCACGCTACTGTAAGTTGGATGTTAGAACATGCTGCACCTTTAGTAAAAGTTACTATTGTGCCTCGTGGTCGTTCTTTAGGTGCTGCTTGGTATTTACCAGAAGAACGTTTAATTGTTCGTCCAGAACAAATGCTAGACGAAATGTGTGCTGCTCTTGGTGGTCGTGCTGCAGAAAAAGTTATTTTCAATCAAATATCTACTGGTGCTTTAAGTGATTTAGAAAAAGTTACAAAACAGGCTAGAGCCATGGTTACTATCTATGGTCTTAGTGAAAAAATTGGAAACTTAACATATTACGATTCTGGTCAAAGCGAATATGGTTTTACTAAACCTTATAGTGAGCAAACAGCAGAATTAATTGATAATGAAATTTCAGATATTATTGAAAAACAATATCAACGTGCTATAGCTTTACTCGAAGAAAATAAAGATAAACTTACAGAACTTGCAGAAGTTCTTCTTGAAAAAGAGGTTATTTTCAAAGATAATTTAGAAAAAATATTTGGAGAACGTACTTTTCTTAAAGAAGAACCGATAAGTAGACCTGATATTATTTCCTAA
- the rsfS gene encoding ribosome silencing factor — MAKQNINSDQLISVIISGIEEVKGKEINILDLREIENTVCDYFIVCEGTSNTQVSAIVNSVQKKVSKELKDHPWHTEGLDNAEWVLMDYVNVVVHVFQKQIREYYDIESLWGDAKMTAIETSY, encoded by the coding sequence ATGGCGAAACAAAATATAAACTCAGACCAATTAATATCTGTAATAATCAGTGGAATTGAAGAAGTTAAAGGAAAAGAAATAAATATACTAGATTTACGAGAAATTGAAAACACGGTTTGTGACTACTTTATAGTTTGCGAGGGGACTTCAAATACACAAGTAAGCGCTATAGTAAATTCTGTTCAGAAAAAAGTAAGCAAAGAACTTAAAGATCATCCATGGCACACTGAAGGCTTAGATAATGCCGAATGGGTGTTAATGGATTATGTAAATGTTGTAGTACATGTTTTTCAGAAACAAATTAGAGAATACTACGATATTGAAAGCCTTTGGGGAGATGCGAAAATGACAGCTATAGAAACGAGTTACTAA
- a CDS encoding biotin--[acetyl-CoA-carboxylase] ligase — protein MRIIKLDATNSTNSYLRELISKGKVDDFTVVSTKKQTKGRGQMGTVWESSTSKNLTFSVFKDVSFLEMEQCFYISMVTALAALKTLKELAIPKLSVKWPNDILSENKKVCGVLIENVIKQSQLQGSIIGIGLNVNQTDFENLPKASSLKSISGKFFVLDEVLVALILNLKYYFGILEAGNLKVLKDEYETNLFRKDKPSTFKDAEGLMFSGFITGISSDGKLEVLLEDEIIKTFDLKEISLLY, from the coding sequence ATGCGAATAATCAAACTTGATGCCACCAATTCCACAAATAGCTATTTACGCGAACTAATTAGCAAAGGGAAAGTGGATGATTTTACTGTTGTTTCAACAAAAAAACAAACCAAAGGCCGTGGGCAAATGGGGACAGTCTGGGAGTCTAGTACGTCCAAAAACCTTACGTTTAGTGTGTTTAAGGATGTTTCGTTTCTTGAGATGGAGCAGTGCTTTTATATTAGTATGGTTACGGCTTTAGCGGCTTTAAAAACTTTGAAGGAATTGGCTATTCCTAAATTAAGTGTGAAATGGCCTAACGACATTTTGTCAGAAAATAAAAAAGTTTGCGGAGTTTTAATTGAAAATGTCATAAAACAAAGTCAGTTACAAGGCTCAATAATAGGAATTGGCTTAAATGTTAATCAAACCGATTTCGAAAATCTACCAAAAGCATCATCTTTAAAATCAATATCTGGTAAATTTTTTGTTTTAGATGAAGTGTTAGTGGCGTTAATTTTAAATTTGAAATATTACTTCGGAATTTTAGAAGCTGGTAATTTGAAGGTTTTGAAGGACGAGTATGAAACCAATTTGTTTCGAAAAGATAAACCTTCAACATTTAAAGATGCTGAAGGTTTAATGTTTTCTGGTTTTATAACTGGAATTTCTTCTGATGGAAAACTTGAAGTTTTGCTAGAAGATGAAATTATAAAAACATTCGATTTAAAAGAAATTTCACTGCTATATTAA
- a CDS encoding SRPBCC family protein — protein MNLESPKVNVTKSPQEVFNFLEDIKNFETLMPENISKFEVIDNNKFLFALKGMPEIILKKKEVIPPNKIILGAAGGKLDFSLIGNIVETADGNSEVQLQFSGDFNPMMAMMIKGPITKFIETLASNMPKSI, from the coding sequence ATGAATTTAGAATCCCCAAAAGTTAACGTTACTAAATCTCCTCAAGAAGTCTTTAACTTTTTAGAAGATATTAAAAATTTTGAAACTTTAATGCCTGAAAACATAAGCAAATTTGAAGTTATAGATAATAATAAATTCCTTTTTGCTTTAAAAGGAATGCCTGAAATTATTTTAAAAAAGAAAGAAGTTATTCCTCCAAATAAAATTATTTTAGGTGCCGCAGGCGGAAAATTAGATTTTTCTTTAATTGGAAACATTGTTGAAACTGCTGATGGTAATAGCGAAGTACAATTACAATTTTCGGGAGATTTTAACCCAATGATGGCCATGATGATTAAAGGCCCAATCACAAAATTTATTGAGACGTTGGCTTCTAATATGCCAAAATCTATTTAA